The following proteins are encoded in a genomic region of Cryptomeria japonica chromosome 11, Sugi_1.0, whole genome shotgun sequence:
- the LOC131063081 gene encoding brassinosteroid-responsive RING protein 1, whose protein sequence is MADYWFIRISTGYNGLLVPTFLLNFISVLEDLNKAIWWVLSRVGFLEPGSSSVSEQSSQISVVCGDIIRERLPLLTFGKFAERFSEIEEEVVCAVCLNSFEKDDEIRELCNCSHVFHGNCLDKWIDQRQDTCPLCRCSLLPQRQILDVQPATFWVVDQISYLFAEDLMVSA, encoded by the coding sequence ATGGCGGATTATTGGTTCATAAGAATTTCTACAGGCTATAATGGTCTGTTAGTCCCAACATTTCTGCTCAATTTCATCTCTGTTTTAGAAGATTTGAACAAAGCGATTTGGTGGGTTCTTTCTCGAGTTGGATTCTTGGAGCCCGGAAGCTCTAGTGTGTCAGAACAATCCTCTCAGATTTCGGTTGTGTGCGGAGACATCATCAGAGAAAGATTGCCACTGCTGACGTTTGGAAAATTTGCAGAGAGGTTTAGTGAGATCGAGGAGGAAGTTGTGTGCGCTGTTTGTTTGAACTCGTTTGagaaagatgatgaaataagaGAGCTCTGTAATTGCAGTCATGTGTTTCATGGGAATTGTTTGGACAAATGGATTGATCAGCGTCAAGACACATGCCCTCTTTGCAGATGTTCTCTTCTTCCACAAAGGCAGATTTTGGATGTACAACCAGCAACTTTCTGGGTGGTCGATCAGATCTCCTATCTCTTCGCAGAGGATTTAATGGTTTCTGCGTAG
- the LOC131063066 gene encoding brassinosteroid-responsive RING protein 1-like: MADSWLIIISAGYNGLLVPRFLLNFISALEDVNKAIRWVLSRVGLLEPESSTLEEPSEISVVCGDIIRESLSLLTFGEFAERFSEIEEEVVCAICLNSFEKDDEIRELCNCCHVFHRNCLDKWIDQHRDTCPLCRCALFPQRQMLDVQP; the protein is encoded by the coding sequence ATGGCCGATTCTTGGCTCATAATAATTTCTGCAGGCTATAATGGTTTGCTGGTCCCAAGATTCCTTCTTAACTTCATCTCTGCTTTAGAAGACGTGAACAAAGCGATTCGTTGGGTCCTTTCTCGAGTTGGATTGTTGGAGCCCGAAAGCTCTACGTTGGAAGAACCCTCTGAGATTTCGGTTGTGTGCGGAGACATCATCAGAGAAAGTTTATCACTGCTGACATTTGGAGAATTTGCAGAGAGGTTTAGTGAGATCGAGGAGGAAGTCGTGTGTGCTATTTGTTTGAACTCGTTTGagaaagatgatgaaataagaGAGCTCTGTAATTGCTGTCATGTATTTCATAGAAATTGTTTGGACAAATGGATTGATCAGCATCGAGACACATGCCCTCTTTGCAGATGTGCTCTTTTTCCACAAAGGCAAATGTTAGATGTACAACCATGA